The Dyella caseinilytica genome has a window encoding:
- the glnD gene encoding [protein-PII] uridylyltransferase, whose product MTASTVTLPPLPRLPVAVPRSGVSSEARRALRQLLGDLDRAIAVAFRDGADASELARRRSDSATRIVAHVWTACLGDVADAALFAIGGFGRGLLFPYSDIDLLALVEQPDAARLRALEQCFATLWDIGLKVGHAVRDSAQCRTLAAAEASVFTSLLDARRLAGDAALDARLRAIVDAPDMWPPHDYLLARLAERDARHARYDDTAYNLEPNLKDGPGGLRTLDSLRWLGKRLAHASDFPDMVTEGLLDPAECDTLLQAEATLRRYRFALHLEAGRPEERLLFDYQRAIAARLGFEDEHEKNLGVEQFMQGYYRAASQVERLGIQIAERFEEMLEPPSAVQPVGADFIRYGARMAVRDPDLFARRPSALVDIFIARLDEKGVIGFTADTMRRIHQATAALDGRLADDPQVLASFLRLLRRGAPAVDALWRMNRHGLLAAILPAFGKVFGRMQYDLFHVYTVDEHTLRVLRNVARFADPVTQAEFPLACEVWTTLPKPEVLLLAALFHDIAKGRGGDHSVLGEEDARAFGNKVGLAEEDIERVAWLVRWHLLMSTTAQRQDITDPDVVHRFAEAVGGRERLGQLYLLTIADIIGTSPRLWNAWKDRLLADLYTATRYALRRDAKPSAGAAVRAQSCREQALALLVADGKPAEAVVRIWDTFPMVSFLRHRPEQIAWQTTAILQGEGKLPLIAVNPLSVRGSTELFVYAPDRDGLFANVTAMLDRLHFSVMEARVLNSPDGKAMDTFLLLEAETQKPATQERAEELHQRLQRALAQSAPIMPSRRSMSRHLKHFQMTPRIDFKQSDGRTQMALVCSDRPGLLAAVTQVMMACEVRVHDARIATFGERVEDFFQLTDRKNAPLSETQQRRLWQALTERIGPQSLSA is encoded by the coding sequence ATGACTGCATCTACTGTCACGCTTCCTCCGCTACCCCGTTTGCCGGTCGCTGTTCCTCGCTCGGGTGTTTCGAGTGAAGCGCGGCGTGCACTGCGGCAATTGCTGGGGGACCTGGATCGGGCCATTGCAGTAGCGTTTCGTGATGGCGCCGACGCCAGCGAACTGGCCCGGCGGCGCAGTGATTCGGCCACGCGCATCGTGGCGCACGTCTGGACCGCCTGCCTTGGCGATGTCGCGGACGCGGCACTGTTTGCGATCGGCGGTTTCGGACGCGGCCTGCTGTTTCCGTATTCCGATATCGATCTGCTGGCACTGGTCGAGCAGCCAGATGCGGCGCGCTTGCGCGCGCTCGAGCAATGTTTTGCCACCTTGTGGGATATCGGATTGAAAGTCGGCCACGCGGTGCGCGATTCCGCGCAGTGCCGGACACTGGCGGCAGCCGAAGCGAGTGTCTTCACCAGTTTGCTCGATGCGCGCCGTCTTGCGGGCGATGCCGCACTCGATGCAAGACTGCGCGCGATTGTCGATGCTCCCGACATGTGGCCCCCGCACGACTATTTGCTTGCGCGCCTGGCCGAACGAGACGCGCGACATGCTCGCTACGACGACACCGCCTACAACCTCGAACCCAATTTGAAGGACGGTCCTGGCGGACTACGCACGCTCGATTCGCTGCGCTGGCTCGGCAAGCGTCTGGCGCACGCCAGTGATTTTCCTGACATGGTGACCGAAGGCCTGCTCGATCCGGCCGAATGCGACACCCTGCTGCAGGCGGAAGCCACACTGCGTCGCTACCGTTTCGCCTTGCATCTGGAAGCGGGCAGGCCGGAAGAACGGCTGCTATTCGATTATCAGCGCGCGATCGCAGCGAGGCTGGGTTTCGAAGACGAGCATGAGAAAAATCTCGGCGTCGAACAATTTATGCAGGGCTATTACCGTGCGGCGAGCCAGGTGGAACGCCTTGGTATCCAGATAGCCGAACGCTTCGAGGAAATGCTCGAACCGCCGAGCGCCGTTCAGCCGGTTGGCGCGGATTTCATTCGCTACGGTGCGCGCATGGCGGTGCGCGATCCGGATCTCTTCGCCCGCCGCCCCTCCGCGCTGGTGGATATCTTCATCGCGCGCCTGGACGAAAAGGGCGTGATCGGCTTCACCGCCGACACCATGCGCCGCATCCATCAGGCAACCGCAGCCCTGGATGGCAGGCTGGCGGATGATCCGCAGGTGCTCGCGTCCTTCCTGCGTTTGCTGCGTCGTGGCGCACCGGCAGTGGATGCGCTGTGGCGTATGAATCGCCACGGTTTGCTGGCGGCGATTCTTCCTGCGTTTGGCAAAGTGTTCGGGCGCATGCAATACGACTTGTTTCATGTCTATACCGTGGACGAACACACCTTGCGCGTACTGCGCAATGTTGCGCGTTTTGCCGATCCTGTTACGCAGGCTGAATTTCCGCTCGCTTGCGAAGTGTGGACGACGCTGCCCAAGCCGGAAGTGCTGTTGTTGGCAGCGCTGTTTCATGACATTGCCAAAGGGCGTGGTGGCGATCACTCCGTGCTGGGCGAGGAAGATGCGCGGGCATTCGGCAACAAAGTTGGCTTGGCAGAAGAAGATATCGAACGCGTCGCCTGGCTGGTGCGCTGGCACTTGTTGATGAGTACCACAGCACAGCGCCAGGACATTACCGATCCGGATGTCGTGCATCGATTTGCTGAAGCTGTCGGCGGCCGCGAGCGCCTTGGACAGCTTTACCTGTTGACCATCGCCGACATCATCGGCACCAGTCCACGTTTGTGGAACGCTTGGAAAGACCGTTTGCTGGCAGATCTCTATACCGCCACACGCTACGCCTTGCGACGCGACGCCAAGCCTTCGGCCGGCGCTGCCGTGCGCGCACAAAGCTGTCGCGAACAGGCGCTGGCGTTGCTGGTGGCAGATGGCAAGCCTGCCGAAGCGGTAGTGCGGATCTGGGATACCTTCCCGATGGTGAGCTTCCTGCGCCACCGCCCAGAGCAGATTGCCTGGCAGACCACAGCGATCTTGCAAGGAGAGGGCAAGTTGCCGCTGATCGCGGTGAATCCTCTGTCGGTACGCGGGAGCACCGAGCTGTTTGTTTATGCGCCGGATCGCGACGGTTTGTTTGCGAACGTCACCGCCATGCTCGATCGCCTGCACTTTTCGGTGATGGAGGCGCGCGTGCTCAATTCACCCGATGGCAAGGCGATGGATACCTTCCTGTTGCTGGAAGCGGAAACCCAGAAGCCCGCCACGCAGGAGCGCGCGGAGGAGCTGCATCAGCGCCTGCAGCGCGCACTGGCGCAATCGGCACCGATCATGCCGTCCCGGCGCAGCATGTCGCGGCACCTGAAGCATTTTCAGATGACACCGCGCATCGACTTCAAGCAATCGGACGGCCGTACCCAGATGGCATTGGTCTGCAGTGACCGTCCCGGCCTGCTGGCTGCCGTGACGCAGGTGATGATGGCCTGCGAGGTGCGTGTGCACGATGCACGCATTGCCACTTTCGGCGAGCGGGTGGAGGATTTCTTCCAGCTCACCGATCGCAAGAACGCCCCTTTGAGCGAGACACAGCAACGTCGTCTGTGGCAGGCTTTGACCGAGCGGATCGGACCACAGAGCTTGTCCGCATAG
- the pyrH gene encoding UMP kinase, translated as MSDQLKYRRILLKLSGEALMGDADYGIDPKVIGRLADEIIEIQRIGIQIGVVIGGGNIFRGAGLAAAGMDRVTGDHMGMLATVMNALAMQDAVEKRGGFARVMSAIQIHDVAEDFIRRRAIRHIEKGRIALFAAGTGNPFFTTDSAAALRAVELGADLLLKATKVDGVYSADPAKVHDAERFEQLSYDQVIERKLAVMDTAAIALCRDHRMPLRIYDMTVPGNLMRIMRGEPIGTLVDAS; from the coding sequence ATGAGCGACCAGCTAAAGTACCGACGCATCCTGCTCAAGCTCTCCGGCGAGGCATTGATGGGGGATGCCGACTACGGCATCGACCCCAAAGTGATCGGCCGCCTGGCCGACGAAATCATTGAAATCCAGCGTATCGGCATTCAGATCGGCGTAGTGATCGGCGGCGGCAACATCTTCCGCGGCGCGGGCTTGGCGGCAGCCGGCATGGACCGCGTCACCGGCGATCATATGGGCATGCTGGCCACGGTCATGAACGCACTGGCCATGCAGGACGCCGTCGAGAAGCGCGGTGGCTTCGCACGCGTGATGAGCGCCATCCAGATCCACGACGTGGCCGAGGACTTCATCCGCCGCCGGGCCATCCGGCACATCGAGAAGGGTCGTATCGCGCTGTTCGCGGCCGGTACCGGCAACCCCTTCTTCACCACCGATTCTGCCGCCGCGCTGCGTGCGGTCGAGCTCGGAGCGGACCTCTTGCTCAAAGCCACCAAGGTCGATGGCGTGTACAGCGCCGATCCAGCCAAGGTCCACGATGCCGAGCGTTTCGAGCAGCTCAGCTACGACCAGGTGATCGAACGCAAGCTCGCCGTGATGGACACTGCCGCCATCGCGCTGTGCCGCGACCACCGCATGCCCTTGCGCATCTACGACATGACCGTTCCCGGCAACCTGATGCGCATCATGCGTGGCGAACCGATCGGCACCTTGGTCGACGCCAGCTAA
- a CDS encoding phosphatidate cytidylyltransferase: protein MLRQRVLTALLLAPLVILLILLLPTDIFAWLLAGAFLAATWEWTRLSGMKSRRNRGVVLGAAVVLFVVLWLLRASTWLWPALMVAGVAWWLTVCVWLRHFAFAAAPTPENRNLKLFAGLFVIFPAWVAALSIHGSEPHGHIWVFLAMLLVWAADTGAFFAGRFFGKRKLAPQISPGKTWAGVYGAFVTSSVAIAAGGWLLGVRDARLIGLIIVTVVTVASSIVGDLLESLMKRHANVKDSGALFPGHGGLLDRLDSVFAALPVFALGKLLLGF, encoded by the coding sequence ATGCTGCGACAGCGCGTCCTTACCGCCCTGCTCCTCGCCCCGCTAGTCATCCTGCTGATCCTGTTGCTGCCAACAGACATCTTCGCTTGGCTGCTGGCAGGCGCTTTTCTGGCGGCCACGTGGGAATGGACGCGCCTGTCCGGCATGAAAAGCCGCCGCAACCGGGGTGTGGTGTTGGGCGCGGCCGTCGTGCTGTTCGTCGTGCTGTGGCTGCTGCGGGCTTCGACATGGTTGTGGCCGGCGCTGATGGTTGCTGGCGTGGCGTGGTGGCTGACGGTCTGTGTGTGGCTGCGCCATTTCGCCTTCGCCGCAGCGCCGACGCCGGAAAACCGCAACCTGAAACTGTTCGCCGGACTGTTCGTTATTTTTCCTGCCTGGGTTGCCGCACTGAGCATTCATGGCAGCGAGCCGCACGGCCATATCTGGGTGTTCCTGGCGATGCTGCTGGTCTGGGCTGCCGATACCGGCGCCTTTTTCGCCGGGCGTTTCTTCGGCAAGCGCAAGCTGGCTCCGCAGATCAGCCCCGGCAAGACCTGGGCTGGCGTCTATGGCGCCTTCGTCACCAGCTCCGTGGCGATCGCTGCCGGCGGGTGGCTGCTGGGGGTGCGTGACGCACGGCTGATCGGACTGATCATCGTGACGGTCGTGACCGTGGCCAGCTCGATCGTCGGCGATCTGCTGGAAAGCCTGATGAAGCGCCACGCCAACGTGAAAGATTCCGGCGCGCTGTTTCCAGGTCATGGCGGGCTGCTCGATCGTCTCGACAGCGTCTTCGCCGCCCTGCCGGTCTTTGCCCTCGGCAAGCTGCTGCTGGGCTTCTGA
- the rpsB gene encoding 30S ribosomal protein S2: MAQVTMRQMLEAGVHFGHQTRYWNPKMAPYIFGARGKIHIINLEKTLPLFTDAMNFLSAIAQKRGTVLFVGTKRSAREALAEEAGRAGMPFVTARWLGGMLTNFRTVKQSVGRLKELEAAETDGSFDKLVKHEVLARRRERAKLENSLGGIKNMNRLPDALFVVDIGHENIAVQEAKKLGIPVIAVVDTNYNPELVDYAIPGNDDAIRAIQLYARAAADSILEGKAAAPAAAQGDANEFVELDEEGNPVAKEDDRRAAAPRRNAPAKKGGPRGGDRDDRRGGRGGRGGRAQDTTGAGDAD, translated from the coding sequence ATGGCTCAAGTCACCATGCGTCAGATGCTGGAAGCTGGCGTGCATTTCGGTCACCAGACCCGCTACTGGAACCCGAAGATGGCCCCGTACATCTTTGGCGCGCGCGGCAAGATCCACATCATCAACCTCGAAAAGACGCTGCCGCTGTTCACCGACGCGATGAACTTCCTGTCGGCGATCGCCCAGAAGCGCGGCACCGTGCTGTTCGTCGGCACCAAGCGCTCCGCCCGTGAGGCCCTGGCTGAAGAAGCCGGCCGCGCCGGCATGCCCTTCGTCACCGCCCGTTGGCTCGGCGGCATGCTGACCAACTTCCGCACCGTCAAGCAGTCCGTTGGCCGCCTGAAGGAGCTGGAAGCCGCCGAAACCGACGGTAGCTTCGACAAGCTGGTCAAGCACGAAGTGCTGGCCCGTCGCCGCGAGCGCGCCAAGCTGGAAAACTCGCTGGGCGGCATCAAGAACATGAATCGTCTGCCCGACGCCCTGTTCGTGGTCGATATCGGCCATGAAAACATCGCCGTGCAGGAAGCCAAGAAGCTCGGCATCCCGGTGATCGCCGTGGTCGACACCAACTACAACCCGGAACTGGTGGATTACGCCATCCCGGGCAACGACGACGCCATCCGCGCGATCCAGCTGTACGCCCGCGCCGCCGCCGACTCGATCCTCGAAGGCAAGGCTGCCGCTCCGGCCGCTGCCCAGGGTGATGCCAACGAATTCGTCGAACTGGACGAAGAAGGCAACCCGGTCGCCAAGGAAGATGATCGCCGCGCCGCCGCCCCGCGCCGCAATGCGCCGGCCAAGAAGGGCGGCCCGCGTGGCGGTGATCGCGACGACCGTCGCGGTGGCCGTGGCGGCCGTGGCGGCCGCGCGCAGGACACCACAGGTGCCGGCGACGCCGACTAA
- the map gene encoding type I methionyl aminopeptidase, which translates to MAITLKSAEDLEGMRVAGQLAAEVLAMLKEHVKPGVTTEDLDRLAYEHIVNVQKAIPANVGYHGFPKTLCTSVNHVICHGIPSPGKVLKDGDIINLDVTVIKDGWHGDTSRMYYVGTPGVLAKRLVDTTHEAMMRGIQSVRPGATLGDVGHAIQKHAEAAGFSIVREYCGHGIGKVYHDEPQVLHYGKPGTGVVLQKGMTFTVEPMVNAGKPHTKQLPDGWTVVTKDHSLSAQWEHTIAVTDDGFEILTPWPDA; encoded by the coding sequence ATGGCAATTACCCTCAAATCCGCTGAAGACCTTGAAGGCATGCGTGTCGCCGGCCAGTTGGCGGCCGAAGTGCTGGCCATGCTCAAGGAGCACGTCAAACCCGGTGTGACCACCGAGGACCTGGATCGGCTGGCCTACGAGCACATTGTGAATGTGCAGAAGGCGATCCCGGCCAATGTGGGCTACCACGGCTTCCCCAAGACTCTGTGCACCTCGGTCAACCATGTGATCTGCCACGGCATTCCCAGCCCGGGCAAGGTCCTGAAGGATGGCGACATCATCAATCTCGACGTGACCGTCATCAAAGATGGCTGGCACGGCGATACCAGCCGCATGTACTACGTGGGCACGCCCGGCGTGCTGGCCAAGCGCCTGGTGGACACCACCCACGAGGCGATGATGCGCGGCATCCAGTCGGTGCGCCCGGGCGCAACCCTGGGCGATGTGGGACACGCCATCCAGAAGCACGCGGAGGCGGCGGGTTTTTCGATCGTGCGCGAATACTGCGGACACGGCATCGGCAAGGTCTATCACGATGAGCCGCAGGTACTGCATTACGGCAAGCCTGGCACGGGCGTGGTACTGCAGAAGGGCATGACTTTCACGGTCGAGCCGATGGTCAATGCCGGCAAGCCGCACACCAAACAGTTGCCGGATGGCTGGACCGTCGTGACCAAAGATCACTCGCTCTCCGCACAGTGGGAGCACACCATTGCGGTGACCGACGACGGTTTCGAGATCCTCACGCCCTGGCCGGATGCTTGA
- a CDS encoding VOC family protein: protein MQHAIAAIALLVRDYDEAIAFYTGCLDFELIEDTPLGGGKRWVLVSPPGARETRLLLAQASNAEQDASVGEQAGGRVFLFLRVDDFYARYEAMRSRGVRFLESPREEAYATVAVFEDLYGNKWDLLQPRQ, encoded by the coding sequence ATGCAACACGCTATCGCCGCCATTGCACTGCTGGTGCGCGACTATGACGAGGCAATCGCGTTCTATACCGGCTGCCTCGACTTTGAATTGATCGAAGATACGCCACTGGGCGGCGGCAAGCGCTGGGTGCTGGTTTCGCCACCAGGGGCGCGGGAAACGAGGCTGCTGCTCGCCCAGGCAAGCAATGCTGAGCAGGATGCCAGCGTAGGCGAGCAGGCTGGGGGGCGAGTGTTCCTCTTTCTGCGCGTTGACGATTTCTATGCGCGTTATGAAGCGATGCGTTCGCGGGGCGTACGTTTTCTGGAATCGCCGCGCGAGGAGGCTTATGCGACCGTGGCGGTGTTTGAGGATCTGTATGGCAACAAGTGGGATTTGCTGCAGCCGCGCCAATGA
- the uppS gene encoding polyprenyl diphosphate synthase — MTTTPQTYIPRHIGIVMDGNGRWAKARHRPRSFGHNAGRKAVREVVEGCLRQGVEALTLFAFSSENWKRPEEEVGALLDLFVRALDKEVDELDQNGVRLRFIGDLDAFDKPLQQRMLAAMKRTAGNVKLQMNIAVNYGGRWDVVQAARKLATAVARGDMQVDAIDEAEFDRWTSLGELPPLDLFIRTGGDRRVSNFLLWQLAYAELYFTDTLWPDFNQISLQHAINDFARRERRFGRTGDQVAQA; from the coding sequence ATGACCACGACCCCGCAAACCTACATACCTCGGCATATCGGCATCGTGATGGATGGCAATGGCCGCTGGGCGAAAGCGCGCCACCGTCCGCGCAGCTTCGGTCATAACGCCGGCCGCAAAGCGGTGCGCGAAGTGGTGGAAGGCTGCCTGCGCCAGGGTGTGGAGGCGCTGACGTTGTTTGCCTTCTCCAGCGAGAACTGGAAACGGCCGGAAGAAGAAGTGGGGGCGCTGCTGGATCTATTCGTGCGCGCGCTCGACAAAGAAGTCGATGAGCTGGACCAAAACGGTGTGCGCCTGCGCTTCATCGGAGATCTGGACGCTTTCGACAAACCTTTGCAGCAACGCATGCTTGCAGCCATGAAGCGTACGGCCGGCAACGTGAAGCTGCAGATGAACATCGCGGTCAACTATGGCGGCCGCTGGGATGTCGTGCAGGCAGCACGCAAGCTCGCCACCGCGGTGGCGCGCGGTGACATGCAGGTGGATGCTATCGACGAAGCCGAGTTCGACCGCTGGACCAGCCTGGGCGAACTGCCGCCGCTGGATCTTTTCATTCGCACCGGCGGTGATCGCCGCGTCAGCAATTTCCTGTTGTGGCAGCTGGCCTATGCGGAGCTGTATTTCACCGATACGCTGTGGCCCGATTTCAATCAGATCTCGTTGCAGCACGCCATCAATGACTTTGCCCGCCGTGAACGCCGCTTTGGCCGAACCGGTGATCAGGTCGCCCAGGCCTGA
- the tsf gene encoding translation elongation factor Ts, with protein sequence MADISAQLVKELRERSGAGMMECKKALVENNGDIEVAMEWLRKSGLAKADKKAGRVAAEGRIFSAQGNGGAVLVEVNSETDFVAKNPDFVTFGNNVADVALKSGAQDVDALKAAAYPAGGTIEEATKGLVATIGENIQVRRMARASHDGVIASYIHGGRIGVLVALKGGSEDLAKGIAMHVAAMNPAYVRAEDVPAEFLAKEKDIALSQMSEKEKAKPAEILEKIVGGKVSKIISEVTLLGQPYVLDTNVTVGDALKKEGADVISVARLAVGEGIEKVQEDYLAEVQKAMQG encoded by the coding sequence ATGGCTGATATTTCCGCCCAACTGGTCAAGGAACTCCGCGAGCGCTCCGGCGCTGGCATGATGGAGTGCAAGAAGGCGCTGGTCGAAAACAATGGCGACATCGAAGTCGCCATGGAATGGCTGCGTAAATCGGGCCTGGCCAAGGCCGACAAGAAGGCTGGCCGCGTAGCCGCCGAAGGCCGCATCTTCTCCGCCCAGGGCAACGGCGGCGCCGTGCTGGTCGAAGTGAACAGCGAAACCGATTTCGTGGCAAAGAACCCTGATTTCGTGACCTTCGGCAACAACGTCGCCGACGTGGCGCTGAAGTCCGGCGCACAGGACGTCGATGCACTGAAGGCTGCCGCCTACCCAGCCGGCGGTACGATCGAAGAGGCCACCAAGGGCCTGGTCGCCACCATCGGTGAGAACATCCAGGTTCGCCGCATGGCGCGCGCCTCTCATGATGGCGTGATCGCCAGCTACATCCACGGCGGCCGTATCGGCGTGCTGGTGGCCCTCAAGGGCGGCTCGGAAGACCTGGCCAAGGGCATCGCCATGCACGTGGCAGCCATGAACCCGGCCTATGTGCGCGCCGAAGACGTCCCGGCCGAATTCCTGGCCAAGGAAAAGGACATCGCGTTGAGCCAGATGTCCGAGAAGGAAAAGGCCAAGCCGGCCGAAATCCTGGAAAAGATCGTTGGCGGCAAGGTCAGCAAAATCATTTCCGAAGTCACCCTGCTGGGCCAGCCTTACGTGCTGGACACCAACGTCACCGTTGGCGACGCCCTGAAGAAGGAAGGCGCCGATGTAATTTCTGTGGCTCGCCTGGCTGTGGGCGAAGGCATCGAGAAGGTGCAAGAAGACTATCTGGCTGAAGTGCAGAAGGCGATGCAGGGCTGA
- a CDS encoding 1-deoxy-D-xylulose-5-phosphate reductoisomerase (catalyzes the formation of 2-C-methyl-D-erythritol 4-phosphate from 1-deoxy-D-xylulose-5-phosphate), translating into MIRQVAVLDATGAIGQSALDFIRLHPDRYRASVLSSHRHVSALVQQCTLHQPGLAIIEDAALEAELARRLASAGVRCDIASGPHALIHAAASALCNIAVIAISGWTGIEAALAAARTGKHVLLGNLETAAMAGLLLRQAAAESGGRLIPLDPVLQAASRCLSQTPAQHEVRRLTLADAGGPFRGLGRAALMTVTPEQTCKSAEFEWTRRDAVNAASQMRNGQQVIAAHALFDITPDQIETRLHPWGQPHTEVEFADGSLQARRGHSEGHAIFSWALAWPESADAEDRLQPPAKAAVPPPLEKPDLATFRCLSLAYEALRAGGDAPVILNAANAVAVEAFLAGTLPFLSIADLIEQVLTELPPQSVVDIQTLREHHRTAREAARQVLRNAC; encoded by the coding sequence GTGATTCGCCAGGTTGCAGTCCTTGATGCAACCGGCGCGATCGGCCAGAGCGCGCTCGACTTCATCCGGCTTCATCCAGACCGCTACCGTGCCAGCGTGCTGAGCAGCCATAGGCATGTCAGCGCACTGGTACAACAGTGCACGTTGCACCAGCCAGGCCTCGCGATTATCGAGGACGCAGCGCTGGAAGCCGAACTGGCGCGCCGATTGGCAAGTGCGGGGGTGCGATGCGATATCGCCAGCGGGCCTCACGCGCTGATTCATGCCGCCGCCTCAGCACTATGCAATATCGCCGTGATCGCGATCTCCGGCTGGACCGGGATCGAAGCCGCCCTCGCGGCAGCGCGGACTGGCAAGCACGTGCTACTGGGTAACCTCGAAACTGCCGCCATGGCCGGCTTGTTGCTGCGTCAGGCAGCGGCCGAAAGCGGCGGCAGGCTGATCCCACTGGATCCGGTGTTGCAAGCCGCCTCGCGGTGCCTGAGCCAAACCCCGGCGCAGCATGAAGTGCGGCGCTTGACTCTCGCCGACGCGGGCGGCCCATTCAGGGGGCTGGGCCGCGCGGCCCTGATGACGGTTACGCCGGAGCAAACCTGTAAGTCCGCAGAGTTTGAATGGACGCGCCGTGACGCCGTGAACGCGGCAAGCCAGATGCGAAACGGCCAGCAAGTCATCGCGGCCCATGCCCTGTTCGACATAACACCCGACCAGATCGAAACCCGGCTTCACCCCTGGGGGCAGCCTCATACTGAAGTCGAGTTTGCCGATGGCTCCCTGCAAGCCCGGCGAGGGCATTCAGAGGGGCACGCCATCTTTTCCTGGGCATTGGCGTGGCCAGAGTCCGCCGATGCAGAGGATCGCCTCCAGCCGCCTGCCAAAGCCGCTGTACCGCCGCCCTTGGAGAAACCGGATCTCGCCACCTTCCGCTGCCTGTCGCTCGCCTACGAGGCGCTGCGGGCGGGTGGTGACGCGCCCGTCATCCTGAATGCCGCTAACGCGGTCGCCGTGGAGGCCTTTCTGGCGGGCACCCTGCCTTTTCTGTCGATTGCCGATCTGATCGAGCAGGTTTTGACGGAACTGCCGCCCCAGTCCGTGGTCGATATCCAAACCCTGCGCGAACATCACCGGACCGCCCGTGAGGCTGCCCGACAGGTACTTCGCAACGCTTGCTGA
- the frr gene encoding ribosome recycling factor translates to MLNDIKNDAQTRMGKSIDALKHDLSRLRTGRASTTLVDHIKVPYYGSDTALNQVASVSLADGRSIVITPFEKNMVAPIEKALLASDIGITPTTAGTVIRLNMPPLTEERRRELAKHVSHEGENAKIAIRNVRRDALQHVKDLLKEKQITEDEERKADEEIQKLTDRFVKEVDTVAKAKEEELMAM, encoded by the coding sequence ATGCTCAACGACATCAAGAACGATGCCCAGACCCGCATGGGCAAGAGCATCGATGCCCTCAAGCACGACTTGTCCCGCCTGCGCACCGGCCGCGCCAGCACCACGCTGGTCGACCATATCAAGGTGCCCTATTACGGCTCGGATACCGCGCTGAACCAGGTCGCATCGGTTTCGCTCGCTGACGGCCGCTCCATCGTCATCACGCCTTTCGAAAAGAACATGGTCGCTCCGATCGAAAAGGCCCTGCTGGCTTCGGACATCGGTATCACGCCGACCACGGCCGGCACGGTGATTCGCCTGAACATGCCGCCGCTTACCGAAGAGCGCCGCCGCGAACTGGCCAAGCACGTGTCACACGAAGGCGAAAACGCCAAGATCGCGATCCGCAATGTGCGCCGTGACGCCTTGCAGCACGTCAAAGATCTGCTGAAAGAAAAGCAGATCACCGAAGACGAAGAGCGCAAGGCCGACGAAGAGATCCAGAAGCTCACCGACCGCTTCGTCAAAGAAGTCGACACCGTGGCGAAAGCCAAAGAAGAAGAACTGATGGCGATGTAA